From Hirundo rustica isolate bHirRus1 chromosome 1, bHirRus1.pri.v3, whole genome shotgun sequence, a single genomic window includes:
- the FAM133B gene encoding protein FAM133B isoform X2, whose protein sequence is MGKRDNRVAYMNPIAMARARGPAPNSGPTIQDYLNRPRPTWEEVKEQLEKKKKGSRALAEFEEKMNENWRKELEKHREKLLGGNESSSKKKEKKKKEKKKSNRLSSSSSSSSSSDSSSSSSDSEDEDKKQGKKRRKKKYRSSRKSSASTTSESESDSKDSTKKKRSKEDCEKEKEGKNHHRKRKKADRGDGPLSSESVSESDQTEEVQAKKKKSNEEKEKTAR, encoded by the exons ATGGGGAAGCGGGATAACCGTGTG GCTTATATGAACCCCATAGCTATGGCCAGGGCACGAGGTCCTGCCCCAAATTCAGGACCAACAATACAAGACTACTTGAACAGGCCAAGACCAACATG GGAAGAAGTGAAAGAgcaactagaaaagaaaaagaaaggatcCAGGGCTTTGGCTGAGTTTGAAGAAAAGATGAATGAG aattgGAGGAAAGAACTagaaaaacacagggaaaaattacTGGGTGGAAATGAGAGTTCCTCCAAAAAGAAGGAG aaaaagaaaaaggaaaagaagaaatctaaTAGG TTgtcttcatcttcctcttcttcatcaAGCTCTGATTCTTCCAGCAGTTCATCTGATTCAGAAGATGAG GATAaaaagcaagggaagaaaagaaggaaaaagaagtatCGCTCCTCACGGAAATCTTCAGCAAGCACAACTTCAGAATCTGAGTCAGACAGCAAG GATAGCACAAAAAAGAAGAGGTCAAAGGAGGACTGTGAAAAAGAGAAG GAAGGTAAAAATCAccacagaaaaaggaagaaagcagatCGTGGTGATGGACCTTTATCGTCAGAATCTGTATCAGAATCGGATCAGACAGAGGAG gtgcaagcaaaaaagaagaaaagcaatgaggaaaaagagaaaacagcaa gataa
- the FAM133B gene encoding protein FAM133B isoform X1, with protein MGKRDNRVAYMNPIAMARARGPAPNSGPTIQDYLNRPRPTWEEVKEQLEKKKKGSRALAEFEEKMNENWRKELEKHREKLLGGNESSSKKKEKKKKEKKKSNRLSSSSSSSSSSDSSSSSSDSEDEDKKQGKKRRKKKYRSSRKSSASTTSESESDSKDSTKKKRSKEDCEKEKEGKNHHRKRKKADRGDGPLSSESVSESDQTEEVQAKKKKSNEEKEKTDKTKKRKKHKKHGKKKKKKTAGSNSDSE; from the exons ATGGGGAAGCGGGATAACCGTGTG GCTTATATGAACCCCATAGCTATGGCCAGGGCACGAGGTCCTGCCCCAAATTCAGGACCAACAATACAAGACTACTTGAACAGGCCAAGACCAACATG GGAAGAAGTGAAAGAgcaactagaaaagaaaaagaaaggatcCAGGGCTTTGGCTGAGTTTGAAGAAAAGATGAATGAG aattgGAGGAAAGAACTagaaaaacacagggaaaaattacTGGGTGGAAATGAGAGTTCCTCCAAAAAGAAGGAG aaaaagaaaaaggaaaagaagaaatctaaTAGG TTgtcttcatcttcctcttcttcatcaAGCTCTGATTCTTCCAGCAGTTCATCTGATTCAGAAGATGAG GATAaaaagcaagggaagaaaagaaggaaaaagaagtatCGCTCCTCACGGAAATCTTCAGCAAGCACAACTTCAGAATCTGAGTCAGACAGCAAG GATAGCACAAAAAAGAAGAGGTCAAAGGAGGACTGTGAAAAAGAGAAG GAAGGTAAAAATCAccacagaaaaaggaagaaagcagatCGTGGTGATGGACCTTTATCGTCAGAATCTGTATCAGAATCGGATCAGACAGAGGAG gtgcaagcaaaaaagaagaaaagcaatgaggaaaaagagaaaaca gataaaacaaaaaagagaaagaagcacaAGAAACAtggtaaaaagaagaaaaagaagactgCTGGTTCAAATTCAGATTCagagtaa